The following are encoded in a window of Fibrobacter sp. UWB2 genomic DNA:
- a CDS encoding ATP-grasp fold amidoligase family protein, with translation MFFKILLYKYLLQWIPDSLWIRIQFRRKVGRWPNLKNPKTFNEKLQWLKLHDRNPLYTKLVDKYEVKSIVAKQIGEEYIIPTLGVWDKFDDIDFGKLPNQFVLKCTHDSGGLIVVKDKSTLDIAAARKKINACLKMNYYWTLREWPYKNVKPRIIAEKYMEDESGYELKDYKIFCFNGEPKALFIATDRGIHETKFDFFDVDLNHLPMKQHYPNNPDIKIPDPAGIKKMFELAHVLTKDFKHCRADFYDINGKIYFGELTFSHFSGMQPMEPAEWDERFGSWLDLKN, from the coding sequence ATGTTTTTTAAAATTCTTTTGTATAAGTATTTGTTGCAGTGGATTCCTGATTCTCTTTGGATTCGTATCCAGTTTCGTCGTAAAGTGGGGCGTTGGCCGAATTTAAAAAATCCTAAAACTTTCAATGAAAAATTGCAATGGCTAAAGTTGCACGACCGAAATCCTTTGTATACGAAGTTGGTGGATAAATACGAGGTTAAATCGATCGTCGCAAAGCAAATAGGTGAGGAATATATCATTCCGACTTTGGGTGTTTGGGATAAATTTGATGATATTGATTTTGGTAAACTCCCAAACCAGTTTGTTTTAAAATGTACTCATGATAGTGGAGGACTTATTGTTGTTAAAGATAAGTCAACATTGGATATTGCGGCCGCAAGAAAGAAGATAAATGCATGCTTAAAAATGAATTACTATTGGACTTTGCGTGAATGGCCTTATAAAAATGTAAAGCCGCGTATTATTGCAGAAAAGTATATGGAAGATGAATCTGGCTATGAGTTAAAAGATTATAAGATTTTTTGTTTTAACGGTGAACCGAAGGCTCTGTTTATTGCTACAGATAGAGGTATCCATGAAACGAAATTTGATTTTTTTGATGTTGATTTAAATCACTTGCCGATGAAGCAACATTATCCAAATAATCCCGATATTAAAATTCCAGATCCCGCGGGAATAAAAAAAATGTTTGAGTTGGCGCATGTTTTGACCAAGGACTTTAAGCATTGCCGGGCTGATTTTTACGATATAAACGGAAAAATATATTTTGGCGAATTAACGTTTTCTCATTTTAGCGGAATGCAACCAATGGAGCCTGCTGAATGGGACGAAAGATTTGGTTCTTGGTTGGATTTGAAAAATTGA
- a CDS encoding glycosyltransferase → MKKNISVVMAVYNGEKYLREQLDSIYAQTLKPYEVIAVDDCSTDSSFAILKEYAATKGLRCISNEKNLGVNASFAKAISLATCEFIAISDQDDVWFDCKLERLYQELSTMPDNEPNLVTSAVTDVDSDLNVVYKKNISLHPASFYDFVPDLFMQGSTQLFNRKVKDLVVIAPKGTYDLQISTTVSLCGNRKFVTEPLGYYRHHNKNVAASWNYSKFGRFLRHIFRKYILDYGISKAYITLFLKPKYDEYKSSISINRSNFFEKITHINENIFCLLAIKEWSLVKRIRVFLGTIILKMLKR, encoded by the coding sequence ATGAAAAAAAATATATCTGTTGTAATGGCTGTATATAACGGCGAAAAATATTTACGTGAGCAACTTGATAGCATTTACGCACAAACCTTAAAACCGTATGAAGTAATAGCCGTTGACGATTGTTCCACAGACAGTTCTTTTGCCATTCTAAAGGAGTATGCAGCAACAAAAGGTTTACGTTGCATCTCTAATGAAAAAAATCTTGGTGTAAATGCCTCTTTTGCCAAAGCTATATCTCTCGCCACTTGTGAATTCATTGCTATTAGCGATCAGGATGATGTTTGGTTTGATTGCAAACTTGAACGATTGTATCAAGAATTATCAACAATGCCTGATAATGAACCAAATCTGGTGACATCGGCGGTAACCGATGTTGATTCTGATTTGAATGTTGTTTACAAAAAAAATATATCCTTGCATCCAGCTTCTTTTTATGACTTTGTCCCAGACTTGTTTATGCAGGGCTCTACTCAATTATTTAATAGGAAAGTAAAAGATCTTGTGGTTATAGCACCTAAAGGTACGTATGATTTGCAAATTTCCACAACAGTATCGTTGTGTGGAAATAGAAAATTTGTAACTGAACCTCTTGGCTATTATCGGCATCATAATAAAAATGTAGCTGCTTCTTGGAATTATTCAAAATTTGGGCGTTTTTTACGCCATATTTTTAGAAAATATATTTTAGATTATGGAATATCAAAAGCATATATAACACTTTTTTTAAAGCCCAAATATGACGAATATAAATCAAGCATTTCTATTAACCGGAGCAATTTCTTCGAAAAAATTACACATATTAATGAAAATATTTTCTGTTTATTGGCAATTAAGGAGTGGAGCCTTGTAAAACGAATTAGAGTTTTTTTAGGAACAATAATTTTGAAAATGCTTAAGAGATGA
- a CDS encoding oligosaccharide flippase family protein: MSSYAENNKRIAKNTLLLYFRMLITMAVSLYTSRVVLQALGVEDFGIYNVVGGVVVLITFLNNSLTGATQRFLSIGLGTAHICNLSKIFNTCIFVHKILAIVILLFSQFIGLWFIDNKLQIPTNRAVAAFWVFQASVCSMVVMILSVPYNALIIAYEQMRAFAYVSIIEVFFKLLVALSLKIIIFDKLIYYAVLIVFAQIVVRMIYQWYCHKKYSDIVSESKYDKKTMVEILKFASWTIIGNLANILSSQGLNILLNIFFGPIVNASRGLAVQIQSALQSFVSNFQTSINPQIFKTFAAQQIDYHRKLVISSARFSMLLMGFLSIPFIFEAEIILDLWLGNVPAYAANFLRLTLVIVTLDASVNAPDMSINATGKIRTYQLTTCGIMLLTVPISYLFLVNGCKPYVVYYIHFAVIVFSQMMRLLLDARYTGLSLKDFFLKVYLKNLISICLMSIIPYIIFISVQQGILRLMLTMIFSYLGGLLIIFFVSFNSNERQLVLDFLKRKLMGGINKKKA; the protein is encoded by the coding sequence GTGTCTTCTTATGCGGAAAATAACAAGCGAATAGCCAAAAATACGTTGTTGCTATATTTCAGAATGCTCATCACAATGGCGGTAAGTCTATATACGAGTCGCGTTGTTCTGCAGGCTCTCGGCGTTGAAGATTTTGGAATATACAATGTCGTTGGAGGAGTTGTCGTTCTAATCACTTTTTTAAACAATTCATTAACAGGCGCAACGCAACGATTTTTAAGTATTGGTTTAGGTACTGCGCATATATGTAATTTGTCAAAAATTTTTAACACATGTATTTTTGTTCATAAAATATTAGCCATTGTCATTCTTTTGTTTTCTCAATTTATTGGTTTATGGTTCATTGACAATAAACTGCAAATTCCTACCAATCGGGCTGTTGCTGCTTTTTGGGTATTTCAAGCTTCGGTTTGTTCGATGGTGGTTATGATTTTGAGTGTTCCTTACAATGCCCTTATAATAGCTTACGAGCAAATGAGAGCGTTTGCATACGTATCTATTATTGAGGTTTTCTTTAAATTGCTGGTTGCGTTGAGCTTAAAAATAATCATCTTTGACAAATTGATTTATTACGCGGTGTTAATTGTTTTTGCACAAATAGTTGTAAGAATGATTTACCAGTGGTATTGCCATAAAAAATATAGCGATATTGTTTCTGAATCTAAATATGATAAAAAAACAATGGTTGAAATATTAAAGTTCGCATCATGGACTATTATAGGGAATCTAGCAAATATACTGTCAAGTCAGGGCTTAAATATTTTGCTTAATATTTTTTTCGGGCCTATAGTAAATGCTTCGCGTGGTTTAGCTGTACAAATTCAATCCGCATTGCAAAGCTTTGTTTCAAACTTTCAAACATCAATAAATCCACAAATATTCAAGACGTTCGCGGCACAGCAAATAGATTATCATCGAAAATTAGTTATATCTAGCGCACGTTTTTCTATGCTATTAATGGGTTTTTTGTCAATACCTTTTATTTTTGAAGCGGAAATTATTCTAGACCTTTGGTTGGGGAATGTTCCCGCTTATGCTGCAAATTTTCTTCGATTAACTCTTGTTATTGTAACCCTCGACGCGTCTGTCAATGCTCCAGACATGTCGATAAATGCTACGGGAAAAATAAGGACATATCAACTGACAACATGTGGCATTATGCTTTTGACGGTGCCGATTTCGTATCTTTTTTTAGTAAATGGATGTAAGCCCTATGTTGTATACTACATTCATTTTGCGGTAATTGTATTTTCACAAATGATGAGACTGTTACTTGATGCTCGTTACACTGGACTGTCGTTGAAAGATTTTTTTTTAAAAGTATATCTGAAAAATTTGATTTCAATATGCCTTATGTCAATCATTCCTTATATAATATTTATTTCTGTTCAACAGGGAATTTTAAGGCTTATGTTAACAATGATTTTTTCTTATTTAGGCGGACTATTAATCATTTTTTTCGTTTCGTTTAATTCAAATGAGCGGCAGCTTGTCTTGGATTTTCTAAAAAGGAAATTAATGGGTGGCATAAACAAGAAAAAAGCTTAA
- a CDS encoding glycosyltransferase, translating into MNILYMMRYWPVYGGGETITVTLANEFIRRGYKVFASYLYYKTINPMPYQLNESIGTIEISSYDVNDSISLKLYHDFLKEHNIDLIINQWGDTSFARKAIGNLPVKLIRCWHQEVIPKFDDRHSKIKNFFNDHIHPIYAWREKRNYLRMHKEEINISDEYIFLANSFLNDFKHLSHNYKVHKLGAISNPLTYTDFFDMANYEKKEKMVLFVGRMLEHHKRMSYMLKIWKEICVDSEFSDWKLVMVGDGPDFSKTKEMAQKMGLTNIVMNGKFENPRPYYNKASVFLMTSASEGFGMTLLESQQYACVPMAMDTYGSLHEIIKDGYNGLIIKDNDFEAYVNQLKELMRNKKWRRSLAGNGLESSREFSLPKIADKWEELFRSLVK; encoded by the coding sequence ATGAATATCTTGTATATGATGCGATATTGGCCTGTCTATGGCGGAGGAGAAACTATTACCGTTACTTTGGCAAACGAATTTATTCGTCGAGGGTACAAAGTTTTTGCGTCCTATTTGTATTACAAAACAATTAATCCAATGCCATATCAATTAAACGAATCAATCGGCACAATTGAAATTTCATCGTACGATGTAAATGATTCCATTTCACTGAAATTGTATCATGATTTTTTGAAAGAGCATAATATTGATTTGATTATAAATCAATGGGGCGATACGTCCTTTGCCCGTAAGGCGATTGGTAATTTACCTGTGAAATTAATTCGGTGTTGGCACCAAGAAGTCATTCCAAAATTTGATGATAGACATAGCAAAATAAAGAATTTCTTCAATGATCACATTCATCCAATATATGCATGGAGGGAAAAAAGGAACTATCTCCGAATGCATAAAGAAGAAATAAACATAAGCGATGAATATATTTTTCTTGCAAATTCTTTTTTGAATGATTTTAAACATTTGTCTCATAACTACAAGGTACATAAATTGGGTGCTATTTCGAATCCTCTGACATACACTGATTTTTTTGACATGGCAAATTATGAAAAAAAGGAAAAAATGGTCCTTTTTGTAGGCCGAATGTTAGAACATCATAAGCGCATGTCTTATATGCTAAAAATATGGAAAGAGATTTGCGTAGATTCAGAATTTTCGGATTGGAAACTCGTCATGGTTGGTGACGGGCCGGATTTTTCTAAAACAAAAGAAATGGCACAAAAGATGGGATTAACAAATATTGTGATGAATGGTAAATTTGAAAATCCCAGACCTTACTACAACAAGGCTTCGGTCTTTTTGATGACTTCTGCTAGCGAAGGTTTTGGAATGACTCTTTTAGAATCCCAACAATATGCATGTGTACCTATGGCAATGGACACATATGGAAGTTTACATGAGATTATCAAGGACGGATACAACGGATTGATCATCAAGGATAACGATTTTGAAGCCTATGTAAATCAGCTGAAGGAATTGATGAGGAACAAAAAATGGAGAAGATCCCTTGCAGGAAACGGACTTGAGAGTTCTCGTGAATTTTCTCTCCCTAAAATTGCTGACAAATGGGAAGAATTGTTTCGGAGCTTGGTTAAATGA
- a CDS encoding DUF6625 family protein, which yields MKNKIAFIIPYFGKFPEYFNFWLRTAGCNKNIDFLIFTDDQRKFDYPSNVKVHYMSFAEMKDYIQKKFPFKISLEHPYKLCDFKLAYGFIFEDFLKTYDFWGHCDLDVVWGDVRHFLTDDILDNYDKILEHGHCELYRNTEDINRRFMKDNHPFVSYKEVLSTNASFCFDEKTSPMNRNLWKDIKCYSNNKLFVNISFNDYSGFFKDFNSGKIGYLCWNQGLLSYLSKEHEIQYVMYAHFQYRNPSTHVDENESGFVLMPTGFFPKEKKTAVNQFLFGHNITAQKSIIKNYIYKILYVLGFNRDFKRMFMIPSHFTYKKYWKGEFVK from the coding sequence ATGAAAAATAAAATCGCTTTTATTATCCCTTATTTTGGAAAATTCCCGGAATATTTTAATTTCTGGTTGAGAACAGCGGGTTGTAACAAGAACATTGACTTTCTTATTTTTACAGATGATCAAAGAAAATTTGACTATCCTTCCAATGTGAAAGTTCATTACATGTCTTTCGCAGAAATGAAAGATTATATACAAAAAAAATTCCCCTTTAAGATTTCTTTAGAGCATCCGTACAAATTGTGTGATTTTAAGTTGGCTTATGGGTTTATATTTGAAGATTTTTTGAAGACCTACGACTTTTGGGGGCATTGTGATTTAGATGTCGTTTGGGGTGATGTAAGACATTTCCTAACAGATGACATTTTGGACAATTATGACAAAATCTTAGAACATGGTCATTGTGAATTGTATAGAAATACGGAAGATATAAATAGACGCTTTATGAAAGATAATCATCCGTTTGTATCTTACAAAGAGGTGCTTTCTACAAATGCTTCATTTTGTTTTGATGAAAAAACATCGCCGATGAATCGAAATTTATGGAAAGATATAAAATGCTATTCGAATAACAAATTATTTGTCAACATTAGTTTTAATGATTATTCAGGCTTTTTTAAAGATTTTAATTCTGGTAAAATAGGTTATCTTTGCTGGAATCAGGGACTATTATCGTACTTGTCCAAAGAACATGAAATACAATATGTCATGTATGCTCATTTCCAGTACAGAAATCCATCTACGCATGTTGATGAAAATGAATCAGGTTTCGTATTAATGCCAACAGGTTTTTTCCCAAAGGAGAAAAAAACTGCAGTAAATCAATTTCTATTTGGTCACAATATAACTGCCCAAAAAAGTATCATTAAAAATTATATCTACAAAATTTTGTATGTTTTAGGCTTTAATCGAGATTTTAAAAGAATGTTTATGATTCCTAGCCACTTCACTTATAAAAAATATTGGAAGGGGGAATTTGTAAAATGA
- the rpsI gene encoding 30S ribosomal protein S9, with protein sequence MATAKNKKIYRGTGRRKNAIAAVILKPGSGKRTINGRDFKEYFHSEVQDMIANLPFAILGNAEEWDVEVTARGGGIAGQMGAVRLGISRALVANDAEVKPALKKEGLMTRDARAVERKKFGRKKARKHFQFSKR encoded by the coding sequence ATGGCTACAGCAAAGAATAAGAAGATCTACCGCGGCACTGGCCGTCGCAAGAACGCCATCGCCGCTGTGATTCTGAAGCCGGGTTCCGGCAAGCGCACTATCAATGGTCGTGATTTCAAGGAATACTTCCATTCTGAAGTGCAGGACATGATTGCAAATCTTCCGTTCGCCATCCTTGGCAACGCTGAAGAATGGGACGTCGAAGTTACCGCTCGTGGCGGTGGCATCGCTGGCCAGATGGGCGCTGTCCGTCTCGGCATCTCCCGCGCACTCGTTGCTAACGACGCAGAAGTGAAGCCGGCTCTCAAGAAGGAAGGCCTCATGACTCGTGACGCACGTGCCGTTGAACGTAAGAAGTTCGGCCGCAAGAAGGCTCGTAAGCACTTCCAGTTCAGCAAGCGCTAA
- a CDS encoding sugar-transfer associated ATP-grasp domain-containing protein, which produces MKKILDMIKRALYYNSVVKKISGKSHFFDIFLSRIIIGVPFDRYVDFCFYDKPWKVRREYLFNEWKYYVKYNPGVTRGNHDDKSDIFSKCLPYLKREVLKTHNLSLDAFKVFVQGKKSFFYKPLDGDSGRGVEKILVTGDIDTLYTEVLKKGVGILEETVIQHKDMNRMNPNLVQTIRFFVCKGSAQTKIVFTALRTSLKDNVCVDNAGFGGAFANVDLNTGMISTNAFSEIAALKGDFDVRLVNDAGLVKHPVTGTIFKGFKIPFFDEASAFVLEISNKVDFYGRALLGFDIAISEKGPILIEVNANRPGISELWQIPLKYKPLRNEFEKILKDSGL; this is translated from the coding sequence ATGAAAAAAATACTTGACATGATAAAAAGGGCTTTGTACTACAATTCAGTTGTAAAAAAAATATCGGGAAAATCACATTTTTTTGACATATTCCTTTCAAGAATTATAATCGGAGTGCCTTTTGATAGGTATGTTGATTTCTGTTTTTATGATAAGCCATGGAAAGTGCGTCGTGAATATTTGTTTAATGAGTGGAAGTATTATGTCAAATATAATCCTGGGGTAACTCGTGGCAATCACGATGACAAAAGTGATATTTTCTCTAAGTGCTTGCCTTATTTGAAACGAGAAGTTTTGAAAACGCATAATCTTTCTTTAGATGCTTTTAAAGTTTTTGTTCAAGGGAAAAAAAGTTTTTTTTATAAACCGCTAGATGGAGATAGTGGGCGAGGTGTTGAAAAAATACTTGTAACAGGTGATATTGATACTCTTTATACGGAGGTGTTAAAGAAAGGTGTAGGTATTCTAGAAGAAACGGTAATTCAACATAAAGACATGAATAGGATGAATCCTAATTTAGTGCAAACAATAAGATTCTTTGTTTGCAAAGGCTCGGCGCAAACAAAAATTGTGTTTACCGCATTAAGAACATCTTTGAAGGATAATGTTTGTGTTGATAATGCGGGCTTTGGTGGTGCCTTTGCTAATGTTGACCTAAATACCGGAATGATTTCTACTAACGCCTTTAGTGAAATAGCTGCGTTAAAGGGTGATTTTGATGTTCGTCTTGTGAATGATGCTGGGCTAGTAAAGCATCCTGTTACAGGAACAATCTTTAAAGGGTTTAAAATACCATTTTTTGATGAAGCTTCTGCTTTTGTTCTAGAAATTTCAAATAAAGTAGATTTTTATGGAAGGGCACTTCTTGGATTTGATATTGCTATATCAGAAAAAGGTCCTATATTAATTGAAGTGAATGCTAATAGACCGGGAATAAGTGAATTGTGGCAAATTCCTTTGAAATATAAACCTTTGAGAAATGAATTTGAAAAAATACTCAAGGATAGTGGCTTGTAA
- a CDS encoding flavodoxin family protein, translating to MAEKKKILVMVASPKNERSGTLIPTKAFVEGLEQNGDYETEYIFIDRMHIKPCRGCLSCWGREDGSCFMKDDDVPMIREKLINSDIVIWSFPLFLFSIPGQMKVLMDRIVGMVHPYMGQKLKEGANALNSHLHGLQFQKEGQKIILLSSCAWMDIDVVYEPIRKQFDIILGHEGYTLIACPQMRALDHRGGPRRLNMLREKYRKGGAELATTGKLSQEAIDMMQKPIFSEDAYVTLVTEFVTHMFDRDDNF from the coding sequence ATGGCAGAGAAAAAGAAAATCCTCGTAATGGTCGCAAGCCCGAAGAATGAACGCAGTGGCACTCTCATCCCGACGAAGGCTTTTGTCGAAGGGCTGGAGCAGAACGGCGACTACGAGACCGAGTACATTTTCATCGACAGGATGCACATCAAGCCGTGTCGCGGTTGCCTCAGCTGCTGGGGGCGCGAGGACGGTTCGTGCTTCATGAAAGACGACGACGTGCCGATGATCCGCGAAAAGCTCATCAATTCGGACATTGTCATCTGGAGTTTTCCACTATTCCTGTTCAGCATCCCTGGGCAGATGAAGGTCCTGATGGACCGTATCGTGGGCATGGTCCACCCGTACATGGGACAGAAGCTCAAGGAAGGCGCCAACGCGCTGAATTCGCACTTGCACGGGTTGCAGTTCCAGAAGGAAGGGCAGAAGATTATTCTGCTTTCGAGCTGCGCCTGGATGGACATCGACGTGGTCTACGAACCGATCCGCAAGCAGTTCGACATCATTCTCGGACACGAGGGCTACACGCTTATCGCCTGCCCGCAGATGCGCGCGCTCGATCACCGTGGCGGTCCGCGCCGTTTGAACATGCTCCGCGAAAAATATCGTAAGGGCGGTGCCGAACTCGCTACGACGGGTAAGCTTTCGCAGGAAGCGATAGACATGATGCAGAAGCCGATTTTCAGCGAAGACGCTTACGTGACGCTTGTGACGGAATTCGTGACACACATGTTCGACCGCGACGATAATTTCTAG
- a CDS encoding acyltransferase family protein, with translation MKFRNESIEFLRVIAMLFIVMLHVSGAFANLEADGTFENALHHSFRSVCFTGVTIFAFISGYFGVKWNGKKFFDYEMMAISFEILVFIFTILFVSSFNISVSLRSLFPIAGGCHWYFSAYMIFMLLVKFLPPSKSCAQK, from the coding sequence ATGAAATTCAGAAACGAATCTATTGAATTTTTGCGCGTCATCGCCATGCTATTTATCGTTATGTTGCATGTGTCGGGGGCATTTGCAAACCTAGAAGCTGATGGAACGTTTGAAAATGCTTTGCATCATTCTTTTAGGTCAGTGTGCTTCACTGGAGTTACCATATTTGCCTTTATTTCTGGATATTTTGGTGTAAAATGGAACGGCAAGAAGTTCTTTGATTATGAGATGATGGCTATATCATTTGAAATACTCGTTTTTATTTTCACGATTCTTTTTGTTTCCTCGTTTAACATCAGTGTTTCTTTAAGAAGTTTGTTCCCCATAGCTGGAGGATGCCACTGGTATTTTTCAGCATATATGATTTTTATGTTACTAGTAAAGTTTTTGCCCCCCAGCAAAAGTTGTGCCCAAAAGTAG
- a CDS encoding glycosyltransferase — protein MKKNAVIIDPYSYGAYHEVINQSYLMMISELYDHVTYVADGSSCDNLKTLMSKCNFDYSNVKFVYKKTKSHIVNLKYGSLNHFQKILIVSWLNFIWTKEYAKKDCDVFFNGNIFLALWLLRFFDYRQNNLYIMCHSEMEGIDKKENTALVNKLFFEPFLRTSFRHMNIPSRFHFILLSSFMEKYFKSRISERNKNKIYSIDHAYIRPPVDYSLTDELTSNGLLVGIPAAINKGRGLNVLKDILKKDISNSVLIQSISFITEKINSPHFKSLNETGKLLPFEEYNRFVNKMDILLFLYDKGSYKLTASGAILEAIWNQKPIIALHNYYFDYIFEKFGNLGFLCDSTDELVDKINEIALDRKILNLFSDNLKKAKEALLPQNVKKQLEAIIC, from the coding sequence ATGAAAAAGAATGCTGTAATTATTGACCCGTATTCTTATGGAGCATATCACGAAGTCATCAACCAATCTTATTTGATGATGATTTCCGAATTGTATGACCATGTAACTTATGTAGCAGACGGATCATCCTGTGATAACCTAAAGACGTTAATGAGCAAATGCAACTTTGATTATTCAAACGTCAAATTCGTTTATAAAAAAACAAAATCACATATTGTCAATTTGAAATACGGAAGTCTGAATCATTTCCAAAAAATACTAATAGTTTCCTGGTTGAATTTTATTTGGACAAAAGAATATGCAAAAAAAGATTGCGATGTTTTTTTTAATGGGAATATCTTCTTAGCATTATGGTTATTACGTTTTTTTGATTACAGACAGAACAATCTCTATATAATGTGCCATAGTGAAATGGAAGGTATTGACAAAAAAGAAAATACGGCTTTAGTAAATAAACTTTTTTTTGAACCATTCCTTAGAACATCTTTCCGCCATATGAATATTCCTTCAAGGTTTCACTTTATTCTATTATCTTCTTTTATGGAGAAATATTTCAAAAGTAGAATTTCGGAAAGAAATAAAAACAAAATCTATTCGATAGATCATGCATATATAAGACCTCCTGTTGATTACTCATTGACTGATGAATTGACGTCCAATGGTTTATTGGTTGGCATTCCGGCAGCAATCAATAAAGGCCGAGGCCTAAATGTTTTAAAGGATATTCTCAAAAAAGATATATCGAATTCGGTTTTAATACAGTCTATAAGCTTTATAACTGAAAAAATAAATTCGCCACATTTCAAATCCTTGAATGAAACAGGCAAACTTTTGCCATTTGAAGAGTACAATCGATTTGTAAATAAAATGGATATTTTGCTGTTTCTATACGACAAAGGATCGTATAAATTAACAGCAAGTGGTGCTATATTGGAGGCAATTTGGAATCAAAAACCAATAATAGCTTTACATAACTATTATTTCGATTATATATTTGAAAAATTCGGGAACTTGGGCTTTTTATGCGATTCGACCGATGAATTGGTTGATAAAATAAATGAAATTGCTTTAGACAGAAAAATTTTGAATCTGTTCTCTGATAATTTGAAAAAAGCAAAAGAAGCTTTGCTTCCGCAGAATGTAAAAAAACAATTGGAAGCAATCATCTGTTAA
- a CDS encoding sugar-transfer associated ATP-grasp domain-containing protein, with protein MKQLVENLINGFVAKVKKAIYLKQGKSWCKKAKVNGCRLYKPNNKLYKKYQEKWGLLETPVMREYLEVFCAYLQNDEDRLNIVPENICHNVIEPVLNPFRYRVFFEDKNYFAKILGKDILPNEFLRCINGTFYDGDYNCVATEDLPKKMGEIAAIAPHIIVKPTVDSCSGNGIHFFKWNGQKFENDKGNSFEQILLNGKIKNFVVQEVLKQSDFISQFGPTSVNTLRIVTYKSVKDECVHIPAMLLRIGKIGANVDNAHAGGLFVGINPETGELGKYVSDQYGKTQSVFNGIDFSNSNYKIPNFDKVLAFAKKVHSVIPYHRLLALDVVLMGNGCKLIEYNISAFSTWLFPFVGQTPFGKWTDEIIEYCSEKKQLQRFWLV; from the coding sequence ATGAAACAACTTGTAGAAAATTTGATAAATGGTTTTGTTGCAAAGGTAAAAAAGGCGATTTATTTAAAGCAAGGAAAATCTTGGTGTAAAAAAGCTAAGGTTAATGGATGCAGACTATATAAACCGAACAATAAACTGTATAAAAAATATCAGGAAAAGTGGGGCTTGCTTGAAACACCTGTGATGCGTGAGTATTTAGAGGTGTTCTGTGCGTATTTGCAAAATGATGAGGATCGTTTAAATATTGTTCCTGAAAACATATGCCATAATGTAATTGAACCGGTATTGAATCCGTTTCGTTATAGAGTTTTTTTTGAAGACAAGAATTACTTTGCAAAAATTCTTGGCAAAGATATTCTGCCGAATGAATTTCTACGTTGTATAAATGGAACTTTTTATGATGGTGACTACAATTGTGTTGCTACTGAAGATTTGCCTAAAAAAATGGGCGAAATCGCGGCGATTGCTCCACATATTATCGTGAAGCCTACAGTTGATTCTTGTTCTGGAAATGGAATTCACTTTTTTAAGTGGAATGGTCAAAAATTTGAAAATGATAAGGGAAATTCGTTTGAACAGATTCTCTTGAATGGAAAAATTAAAAATTTTGTAGTGCAAGAAGTTCTTAAACAATCTGATTTTATAAGTCAGTTTGGGCCTACTTCGGTCAATACACTTCGTATTGTGACATATAAAAGTGTGAAAGATGAATGTGTTCATATTCCAGCAATGCTTTTGCGCATTGGAAAAATTGGAGCAAATGTGGACAACGCACATGCAGGAGGCTTGTTTGTTGGTATAAATCCTGAAACAGGAGAACTTGGAAAATATGTAAGTGACCAATATGGCAAAACTCAGTCTGTTTTTAATGGAATAGACTTTTCGAATTCCAATTACAAAATCCCGAATTTTGACAAAGTTTTGGCTTTTGCTAAAAAAGTACATTCTGTAATTCCATACCATAGATTATTGGCTTTAGATGTTGTCCTCATGGGGAATGGCTGTAAATTGATTGAATATAATATTAGTGCTTTTAGTACATGGTTATTTCCGTTTGTTGGCCAAACCCCATTCGGTAAATGGACGGATGAAATTATAGAATATTGTTCTGAAAAAAAACAGTTGCAGAGATTTTGGTTGGTATAG